The Candidatus Denitrolinea symbiosum DNA window AAGCAGGATGCGGTCGAGGGGTGTTGTTTTCATGAAGAGCCTTCGGATCAAATCACTTCCAGCACAACCAGGATCATCGCGGCAAGCATGTAGACCGAGGCGTACTTGAACAGCCCGAAATTGACGCGCTCGGAGGGTTTGAAGGTGATGGCCACGGCCAGAATGAGCAGGCCCGCGGACAACACGCCGAGCAGCCGCAGGAAGCCCCAGTCCATGCCGATGCCGTAGCCCGCGACGACCATGGCGAACGCGGCGAGGACGGACGAGATGGCGATGGTGGCGCGGGTAAAGCCGAGTCCGTATGTGGAGGGGAAGGTCGGCACGCAGGCCGCGGCGTAGTCCTTATCGAACTTCATGCTGAAGGTGAGGGTGTGGGTGGGGATCCAGAAGAGGATGCCGAGCGCGAGGGTCAACCCGATCCAGTCTACATAGCCGAGGCCGAGGGCGCGTCCTGCCAGGATGGGCATGGCTCCTGAAATGCCGCCCCAGACGATGCTCCAGGCGGTGCGGCGTTTGAGCCAGATAGAATAGACCACCACATCGAAGAAGAGGCCCGCGAAGACAATCAGCCCGTAGAGCGCGCCGATTGCCGTCGCCCAACCGATGCCGAGCGCCGACAGGACCAGGCCGAGGCGCAGGACTTCGTTAGGAGTCGCTTGTCCCGAAGAAGTGGCGCGTTTTTGCGTGCGTCCCATCTTGGCGTCAATGTCGCGGTCCCACCACATGTTGAGCACGGTGCTGCCCGCGATGGCAAGGAAGAGACTGCCCGCCACGCCGAGGATCGTTCCGAGGTTGTAAACAGGGCAGCGCGCGCTCATGTAACCCGCCAACCCGGTTGCAAGAAGCAAGCCGGTTTGAAGGGGTTTGGTGAGCGGCCAGTAGAGGCTGAAGCGTGATCGGCGGTCTGGGGTGGACGGTTGGGCAGCGGCAGTCATTCTTTACTCCTAAAGTGATATTCGATATCGAGATTCGGTACTCGATGTTCGATAAGAAGGAATTCTACCCGAATACCGAATCTCGATGAAGGGCTCCCGTTACTTTACGCACCTGAATCCAACGCCGGGGCTGAAGTACATGGGCGGGGCGCTGTTGCGTACCCAGATGCGCAGGTCCATATCGTAGGTGTCTTTCGACCCGCCGTGCATGAAGCGGTCGCTGAAGCCTTCCTGCCAGTGCGTATCGCCAACCCACTGCCAGACGTTGCCCGACATATCGTAGAGACCGTAGGGCGATTTCGAGTCGAGCGTGGCGTAGCCGTCGTAGGTCTTGCCGTTGTAGAAGCCGACCGGCGAGGTTCGCGAGCCGAAGGAACTCATCTTCTCGAACGGGTCGCGGCTGGCATAGAAATTGGCGTTGTTGCGGGCAATCTCGTCGCCCCAGGGGAAGGGACGCGTGTCTGTGCCGCGGGCGGCTTTTGTCCACTCGAATTCGGTGGGCAGGCGGTGATCGTAATAGTCGCAGTAGCCCCAGGCGCCGAACCAGGTGACCATTGTCATCGGATGGTTTTCGTATCCGGGCTGGACCGTGAAGCGGGTCCCGTCGAATTTGATTCTCTGCGCCGGGTCGTTGATCGGGATGTACGGCCAATCGCCGGCTTTGATCTCGAGTTCGTGTTTCACGCCGTAGAACGGATCACCGGGGTAGTGACCGAGGACGGAATCACCGTCCACTTTGAGCGTACCGTCCGCGATGGCGGCGTTGAGGTAATCCGCGTATTGCTGGGCGGTCACATTGGTGACCATGATCTCGTAGGCGCCGGTCGTTTCGACTTTTTCGTGCTGTCCGAAGTAGAACTCGCCCGCGGGGACTTGCGCCCAGGAGTTGGGATCCACGCCGGTGTCGAAAGTGGGGATCGGAGCGTTCAAATCCACGGAGCCGCAGGCGGTCAGTAACGCCGCGAACAGGATGAAGGTCAGGACGATGCGCTTCATTTGTACACCTCCTGTGAGAGTTCTTGCGTCGCTTCTTCTGTCCATCTTCCTTTCGGTTTGAAGAGGTCGGTCAACCGCCAGACCATGACGATCGCCAGCAGGACGAGCAACATGCCGAGGCCGAAGTCAATGGCGTACATCAGCCAGTTGACCAGCGGCTGCTGGACGGCTTCTTCGATGAAGAGACGCTTCATTTCAAAGATGGTCACCGAGCCGAGGGCGATGTCGGAGAGGAAGATCAGCGCCCAGCCGTAGACCTGGCGGACTTTACCTTTCAGCCCGAGCATGTCGCCGTAGTACATCAGGATGATGGTGGCGACGATGGCGGAGAGGGCGTGCCAGTGGCCGGTCAGTTCGATGCGCTCCTCGCGGGCGGGCCAGAGACGGAAGACTTCGTCGAGGCGGATGGCCATGAAGATACCGATTCCGCTGGTGGTGAAGTTCATGAAGAGCATCTGCCAGGTGGGACCGAATTTGAGCGGGTCGCGCACCATCGCGCCGAGTTTTTGCAGGAAGGTCGGCTTGGCGATGCCCGCGGTGCCTTCCTTGATGAACTTGTTCCAACTCCAGATGAGCAGGAAGAGCGCCGCCAGCATGGAGGGCGTCGCGCCGACGTAGATGATCATGTGCGCGATGGGCTGGAACGGGGTAACCACGCCCCAGACGCCCAGGTTCAGCACGATACAGCCGAGGATCATGAGCGGCATGGCGACTTTGTGCCAGGCGCCTTTGAAGTTCAGCCAGCGCCCGATGATGAGCGTGATCATGATGGCGATCAGCGCCAGCATGATGTGCAGGTGGCCGATGATGGAATATTCCAGCACGGTTTTCTCGGGATAGCGGATGACGTTCTCTGCCAGGAAGTTCTCGAAACCGTTGCCGAAGTAGGCCCCGGGGATCGCGCCGAAGATGGCGGAGATGACCGTCGTCACGGCGGTGGTGAAGAACGCGGCGCGCTCGAGGTCCATGCCTTTTTTCGTGTGGGCGTAATCCTTGTCTGTGACGTAGTATTCCTTGTCCCAGGGCCAGAGCGCCACGCACAGCAGGACGCCCGCAAAGAAGATCAGCGCGAGACCTGTAATATACACTCCGTGGAAGGCCCAGTTGTGGCCGAAATAGGCAAAGCCCATCCCGAAAAACATCGCCAGAATGTAGCCGACGGTGACGAGGACGCGTACCGCCATCTTGTAGAATTCTTTCATCTTCAAGATGCCCGTCACCATGTAGGTCTCGATGGCGATTACGGCCATGGCGATGGAGTGGTACAGAATGACGATCCGGCCCTCGCGTTCTGCCTGGACGATGTCCATGCCGAGGAGTTTGATCACCACCTCGCGCACGCCCATCTCCGCCATGGGCCCAGAGAGCATGCCCCAGATGGCGGTCACGATACCGATCATCGCGATCGCCACCAGGATCAGTCCCTTGGTAGAGTTGAAGAGGTAGTTGAAGCGGGTTTTTATGAAGTTCATGCAATACGCTCCTTTCAAAAGAATGCTCGTCCTGTTGTGTAGAATATCACAATTCTTATGCGGAGTCTTTGATTATTGTTAAATAGAATGAGTGAAACAGAAAATAAATGCAAAATGAGGATGTTCGTTCTAAAGTTTGGATGACTTTTATCACTCCAGAAAAGGCGCGTCCATTTGGGCCGCTTCCCCCAATGCCTTTGCATTTAGCACGTGAATCTCGGAACGGGTGGATGAAATCAAGTTGTGCCGCGCCAGTTCGCCCAATGCGCGGCTTACCGCCTCAGGCACGCTGGAAATACGCGCCGCCATTTGAGCGATGGAATGGTCGTTGCGTGAAATTACTTTCTGTCCGTTATCGCTTAATTCCAACAGCAACTTCGCCGTCCGTGCCCGCACCGGACGGAAGGATAGATCGGCATAGTGCGAAATCAACTGCCGGTTGCGGGCGGCCAATACTTTAAGCAAGGCAACCGAAAGCTCGGGGTGGCGCAATAGCAGTTTTTGAAACGGTTCGTAGTCAATCTGCCAGACCGTGCTGGCTTGAACTGTTTGGGCAGTCACCGGATTTTCGCTCCCGTCCAGCGCGGTCACTTCATTGAACATGGTAACGGGTTTAACGACCTTGATGATGTTCAACTGTCCTTGCGGCCCAATTTTAAGCAGGTGCACCAGTCCGCTGAGCAGGACGTACATTCCGGCGCAGGGCGCGCCCTCATCGAAAATAATATCGTCGGTCTGAAAACGGCGCACTTTCCCGGCAATAACAACCTGAATAATTTCAGATATGGGCATGTGCCGAAAATGTTTTACCGAGCGCAGGCTTTCTGCCAGGCGGTGAGTCTCATCCATGCGGATATTATACTCAGTATGGTTGAAATATCGGGCTTTATCAGAGGCAAAAATAAATACCGTCCCGAAGGTTCTCAGTTTTCGACAACCTTCGGGACGTTTCCTATCGCTTGATGTGCCGAACAAACCCGCAGGTGAATATCGAGTCGTCAACAACAGGAGCGGGAGTGATGTTAACCTTTTCTCGCAAATCCCAGCGCGAACGCGCCGGTCATCAGGAAGAGCAGGGGAGTGAGGATCAACATCACAAAGGACGGGCTGAAGAACAGCAGCTGCGCGCCCATCGAGATGAACGCCAGCGCGATCCCGCCCAGGCCGATGAGCAGTCCGCCAATTCCGACCCAGAAGAAGCCCTTCGGGGCGCCTTTGGCAAAGAACGGACCCAGGAAGACCACCAGTCCCGCCGCGCCGTGGAAGAGCGGCACGGCGATCTTCTTCAGCGCTTCCATCCCGCCGATGCTGGTGATGGCAATCGCCAGGATGCCGATGGTCACGAACCACTTGAAGTACTTCTTCCACGAAGGGAAGTACTCCTCAGCCAG harbors:
- a CDS encoding cAMP-dependent protein kinase, with the protein product MDETHRLAESLRSVKHFRHMPISEIIQVVIAGKVRRFQTDDIIFDEGAPCAGMYVLLSGLVHLLKIGPQGQLNIIKVVKPVTMFNEVTALDGSENPVTAQTVQASTVWQIDYEPFQKLLLRHPELSVALLKVLAARNRQLISHYADLSFRPVRARTAKLLLELSDNGQKVISRNDHSIAQMAARISSVPEAVSRALGELARHNLISSTRSEIHVLNAKALGEAAQMDAPFLE
- a CDS encoding protoheme IX farnesyltransferase, yielding MTAAAQPSTPDRRSRFSLYWPLTKPLQTGLLLATGLAGYMSARCPVYNLGTILGVAGSLFLAIAGSTVLNMWWDRDIDAKMGRTQKRATSSGQATPNEVLRLGLVLSALGIGWATAIGALYGLIVFAGLFFDVVVYSIWLKRRTAWSIVWGGISGAMPILAGRALGLGYVDWIGLTLALGILFWIPTHTLTFSMKFDKDYAAACVPTFPSTYGLGFTRATIAISSVLAAFAMVVAGYGIGMDWGFLRLLGVLSAGLLILAVAITFKPSERVNFGLFKYASVYMLAAMILVVLEVI